One Streptomyces mobaraensis NBRC 13819 = DSM 40847 DNA segment encodes these proteins:
- a CDS encoding methionine ABC transporter permease — MHADWSVFWPKVVDATGETVYMVLVTLALSAVLGMAVGLTLYATRKGGVLPNRLVFAVLNTLVNIVRPVPFVIAIVALSPVTRGVVGTMIGTDAAVFPMVVVATFGVARIVETNLLSVESGVIEAARSMGAGPLRILLTVLVPEALGPLVLGFTFMLVALIDFSAVAGTVGGGGVGHLAMTYGYLRFDTSVMVVAVAVLIALVQVAQLLGNALARKVLRR; from the coding sequence ATGCACGCTGACTGGAGCGTCTTCTGGCCCAAGGTGGTCGACGCGACCGGCGAGACGGTCTACATGGTGCTGGTCACGCTGGCGCTGTCGGCGGTGCTCGGCATGGCCGTCGGGCTCACCCTCTACGCCACGCGCAAGGGCGGGGTGCTGCCCAACCGGCTGGTCTTCGCCGTGCTCAACACGCTGGTGAACATCGTCCGGCCGGTGCCGTTCGTCATCGCGATCGTCGCGCTGTCCCCGGTGACGCGCGGGGTGGTGGGCACGATGATCGGGACGGACGCGGCGGTCTTCCCGATGGTCGTCGTGGCGACGTTCGGCGTCGCCCGGATCGTCGAGACGAACCTGCTGTCCGTGGAGTCCGGGGTGATCGAGGCCGCCCGGTCGATGGGCGCGGGCCCGCTGCGGATCCTGCTCACCGTGCTGGTGCCGGAGGCCCTCGGACCGCTCGTTCTCGGCTTCACGTTCATGCTCGTCGCGCTGATCGACTTCTCGGCGGTGGCCGGGACGGTCGGCGGCGGCGGGGTGGGCCACCTGGCCATGACCTACGGCTACCTGCGGTTCGACACCTCGGTGATGGTCGTGGCGGTGGCGGTGCTGATCGCGCTGGTCCAGGTCGCGCAACTGCTGGGCAACGCGCTGGCGCGCAAGGTGCTCCGGCGCTGA
- a CDS encoding CapA family protein — protein sequence MTVTVALAGDTMLGRGVAERLAAAPAPETLVSPGVREALAEADLFVLNLECCVSARGEPWPAPGKPFFFRAPPVAARVLARLGVDCVNLANNHALDYGADALGDTRDLLGEAGIAVVGAGPDEAGARAPALLEARGLRIAVLGATDHPEDFAAAPDCPGVAWADLHHGLPGWLHDAVADAAGQADAVLVTPHWGPNMTSAPPGYVREAATRLHTAGAALVAGHSAHVFHGAGRRTLYDMGDFVDDYAVDPVLRNDLGLLFLVTFDGPAPVRLRAVPLQLGYGHTELASEGGRAWIHHRFSRASADLGTQVALAEDGRLVADWGQPISPSGV from the coding sequence GTGACCGTGACCGTGGCCCTGGCCGGGGACACCATGCTGGGACGCGGCGTCGCCGAACGACTGGCGGCGGCGCCCGCGCCGGAGACCCTGGTCTCCCCCGGAGTGCGGGAGGCCCTGGCCGAGGCCGACCTCTTCGTCCTCAACCTGGAGTGCTGCGTCTCCGCGCGCGGCGAGCCGTGGCCGGCGCCGGGCAAGCCCTTCTTCTTCCGGGCCCCGCCGGTGGCCGCGCGGGTCCTGGCCCGCCTCGGGGTGGACTGCGTCAACCTGGCCAACAACCACGCCCTCGACTACGGCGCCGACGCGCTGGGAGACACCCGGGACCTGCTGGGCGAGGCGGGGATCGCGGTGGTCGGCGCCGGCCCGGACGAGGCCGGGGCCCGGGCGCCCGCCCTGCTGGAGGCGCGCGGCCTGCGGATCGCGGTGCTCGGCGCCACCGACCACCCGGAGGACTTCGCCGCCGCCCCGGACTGCCCCGGCGTCGCCTGGGCCGACCTCCACCACGGCCTGCCCGGCTGGCTCCACGACGCGGTGGCGGACGCCGCCGGGCAGGCCGACGCGGTCCTCGTCACCCCGCACTGGGGGCCCAACATGACCTCCGCCCCGCCCGGCTACGTCCGCGAGGCCGCCACCCGGCTGCACACGGCGGGCGCCGCGCTCGTCGCCGGCCACTCGGCCCACGTCTTCCACGGCGCCGGCCGGCGGACCCTGTACGACATGGGCGACTTCGTCGACGACTACGCCGTGGACCCCGTCCTCCGCAACGACCTCGGGCTTCTCTTCCTCGTCACCTTCGACGGCCCCGCCCCGGTCCGCCTGCGGGCCGTCCCCCTCCAGCTCGGCTACGGCCACACGGAACTCGCCTCGGAGGGCGGCCGGGCCTGGATCCACCACCGTTTCTCCCGGGCCTCGGCGGACCTGGGTACGCAGGTGGCCCTGGCGGAGGACGGCCGACTGGTGGCCGACTGGGGGCAGCCGATCAGCCCGTCCGGCGTCTGA
- a CDS encoding adenosine deaminase family protein, with protein MSPRRTLLRGTLAAVLCAAVLPAWGTSGRDRRNPAPPGAEAATAAYMEAVRTDRRALRAFLHALPKGADLHNHLGGAASTELLVDLAARDGLCIEKERLRAVPPPCPAGGRPAADVHADRAFHRHLVRAWSMQDFRPGRESGHDHFFATFEKFEPVEIGHMGRLLSEVADRAAAQHQFYLETMVTHATAGVAALAARAGFDPDLGRLRGRLLAGDGLGRLVARARAAMDRSAAEFRAASRCGTRRPRPGCGLEIRFITQVDRSAAPEQVFTELLLGFELARRDRRFVSVNLVSPEDGAVALRDYGLHMRMLHRLHAWYPRVPVTLHAGELVPGLVGPEDLRSHIRQAVLTGHAQRIGHGVDIGWEDASRELLETMAARRILVEIPLVSNAQILGVAGRRHPFALYREHGVPVALATDDAGVERSDITAEYERAVTAHRLGYRALKDLARTSLEYGFLPGRSLWRDRGGFVLAEPCARERPGGPGPRAACAALLAGSAKAAVQWKQEVAFARFEERVARLPGAVR; from the coding sequence GTGAGCCCACGACGTACGCTGCTGCGCGGCACCCTTGCCGCGGTCCTCTGCGCCGCCGTCCTGCCCGCCTGGGGCACCTCGGGCCGTGACCGGCGGAACCCGGCGCCGCCCGGGGCGGAGGCCGCCACGGCCGCCTACATGGAGGCCGTCCGCACCGACCGGCGCGCCCTCCGCGCCTTCCTCCACGCCCTGCCCAAGGGCGCCGACCTGCACAACCACCTCGGCGGCGCCGCCAGCACCGAGCTGCTCGTCGACCTCGCCGCGCGGGACGGACTGTGCATCGAGAAGGAACGGCTGCGGGCCGTGCCGCCGCCCTGCCCGGCGGGCGGCAGACCGGCCGCCGACGTCCACGCCGACCGGGCGTTCCACCGGCACCTCGTCCGCGCCTGGTCCATGCAGGACTTCCGGCCCGGCCGCGAGTCCGGGCACGACCACTTCTTCGCCACCTTCGAGAAGTTCGAGCCCGTGGAGATCGGGCACATGGGCCGGCTGCTGAGCGAAGTGGCCGACCGGGCCGCCGCACAGCACCAGTTCTACCTGGAGACCATGGTCACCCACGCCACCGCTGGGGTGGCCGCGCTCGCCGCGCGGGCCGGCTTCGACCCGGACCTCGGCCGGCTGCGCGGCCGGCTGCTCGCCGGGGACGGGCTCGGCCGGCTGGTCGCCCGGGCCCGGGCCGCCATGGACCGGTCCGCCGCCGAGTTCCGCGCCGCCTCTCGCTGCGGGACGCGGCGGCCCCGCCCCGGCTGCGGGCTGGAGATCCGCTTCATCACCCAGGTCGACCGCTCCGCCGCCCCCGAGCAGGTCTTCACCGAGCTGCTGCTCGGCTTCGAACTCGCCCGGCGGGACCGGCGGTTCGTCTCCGTCAACCTGGTCTCGCCCGAGGACGGCGCCGTCGCCCTGCGGGACTACGGGCTGCACATGCGCATGCTGCACCGGCTGCACGCCTGGTACCCGCGCGTCCCCGTCACCCTGCACGCCGGCGAGCTGGTGCCCGGTCTGGTCGGGCCGGAGGACCTGCGGTCGCACATCCGCCAGGCCGTGCTGACCGGCCATGCCCAGCGGATCGGGCACGGGGTGGACATCGGGTGGGAGGACGCCTCGCGCGAGTTGCTGGAGACGATGGCGGCGCGGCGGATCCTGGTGGAGATCCCGCTGGTCAGCAATGCCCAGATCCTCGGGGTGGCGGGGCGCCGGCACCCCTTCGCGCTCTACCGGGAGCACGGGGTGCCCGTGGCTCTCGCGACGGACGACGCGGGGGTGGAACGGAGTGACATCACGGCCGAGTACGAACGGGCGGTCACCGCCCACCGGCTGGGCTACCGGGCGCTCAAGGATCTGGCCCGGACGTCGTTGGAGTACGGGTTCCTGCCCGGGCGGAGCCTGTGGCGGGACCGGGGCGGCTTTGTGCTCGCGGAGCCGTGCGCCCGTGAGCGGCCCGGGGGCCCGGGCCCCCGGGCCGCTTGCGCCGCCTTGCTGGCGGGGAGTGCGAAGGCGGCGGTGCAGTGGAAGCAGGAGGTGGCCTTCGCTCGGTTCGAGGAGCGGGTCGCGCGGCTTCCGGGGGCGGTGCGGTAG
- a CDS encoding DUF1876 domain-containing protein — MEHTTEWRIRLDLTEDGGTTKARAVLDTGATTVTGQGVARCAPGDQDVPVIGDEFAAGRALRELGERLIGTAERDVATRGSGPEPRRSPMYGWEL, encoded by the coding sequence ATGGAGCACACGACCGAGTGGAGGATCCGGCTGGACCTCACCGAGGACGGCGGCACCACGAAGGCCCGCGCGGTCCTTGACACCGGCGCCACCACCGTCACGGGGCAGGGCGTCGCCCGGTGCGCGCCGGGCGACCAGGACGTCCCGGTGATCGGCGACGAGTTCGCCGCGGGCCGCGCGCTGCGCGAGCTCGGGGAGCGGCTGATCGGCACGGCGGAGCGGGACGTGGCGACGCGCGGGTCGGGGCCGGAGCCGCGCCGGTCGCCGATGTACGGCTGGGAGCTCTGA
- the ftsH gene encoding ATP-dependent zinc metalloprotease FtsH, translating to MITRIRLPHRHLAPPGRPGPPPEPPRRPPPPPRPGWGRWVLAFVLVLFVVVILLARGLPGREPRAESYSDFVAKVDAGQVRSVDIGDKGTVTGRLKDGTEFTSQLPTALGAGQLEQRLQAQHVEITASRSGQGSPWLSVLLAFLPLLFLGAFFLWGARRAAGSLTGGISAIGRSRAKIIEAERPTTGFADVAGYEGVKQEIGEVVDFLRSPERYARAGAKGPRGVIMVGPPGTGKTLLARAVAGEADVPFLSVTGSAFVEMFVGVGASRVRDLFEEARKRAPSIIFIDEIDAVGGRRGGGTRLGGNDEREQTLNQLLAEMDGFDQSSGIVVVAATNRPDALDPALLRPGRFDRQVTVPLPNQAERAAILAVHARGKTLDPGVDLDAVARATPGFSGADLANLVNEAAINAVRADRAVLTAQDLDTARDRVLLGRRETSNALLPEERRSVAVHESGHALVAALCEHADPVAKVTILPAGVSLGVTEQLPEAERHLYSEGYLTDLLAVRLGGRAAELVVFGEGSTGAANDLAGATLIATRMVREFGLSSVLGPVGYAAPGQQLLGETAEELQRRPYSEQTQRIVDQEVARLLGQAEERALGLLRAHRTALDRLADLLVAKETVDGAVVLDVLRREGA from the coding sequence GTGATCACACGCATTCGGCTGCCGCACCGGCACCTGGCGCCGCCCGGGCGGCCCGGGCCCCCGCCCGAGCCGCCCCGGCGCCCCCCGCCGCCGCCCAGGCCCGGCTGGGGCCGCTGGGTGCTGGCCTTCGTGCTGGTGCTGTTCGTGGTCGTCATCCTGCTCGCCCGCGGCCTGCCCGGCCGAGAGCCCCGCGCGGAGTCCTACAGCGACTTCGTCGCCAAGGTGGACGCCGGGCAGGTGCGCAGCGTCGACATCGGCGACAAGGGCACCGTGACCGGCCGGCTCAAGGACGGCACCGAGTTCACCTCCCAGCTGCCGACCGCCCTCGGCGCCGGTCAGCTCGAACAGCGGCTCCAGGCGCAGCACGTGGAGATCACCGCGTCCCGCAGCGGCCAGGGCAGCCCCTGGCTCTCCGTCCTGCTGGCCTTCCTGCCCCTGCTGTTCCTGGGCGCGTTCTTCCTCTGGGGCGCCCGGCGCGCCGCCGGCTCGCTGACCGGCGGCATCAGCGCCATCGGCCGCTCCCGCGCCAAGATCATCGAGGCCGAGCGGCCCACCACCGGCTTCGCCGACGTGGCCGGCTACGAGGGCGTCAAACAGGAGATCGGCGAGGTCGTCGACTTCCTGCGCAGCCCCGAACGGTACGCCCGGGCCGGCGCCAAGGGGCCCCGCGGCGTGATCATGGTCGGGCCGCCCGGCACCGGCAAGACCCTCCTCGCGCGGGCCGTGGCCGGCGAGGCCGACGTGCCGTTCCTGTCGGTGACCGGCTCCGCGTTCGTCGAGATGTTCGTCGGCGTCGGCGCCTCCCGGGTCCGCGACCTCTTCGAGGAGGCCCGCAAACGGGCGCCCTCCATCATCTTCATCGACGAGATCGACGCCGTCGGCGGCCGGCGCGGCGGCGGCACCCGGCTCGGTGGCAACGACGAGCGCGAGCAGACCCTCAACCAGCTCCTCGCCGAGATGGACGGCTTCGACCAGAGCAGCGGCATCGTCGTCGTCGCCGCGACCAACCGGCCCGACGCCCTCGACCCCGCCCTGCTGCGCCCCGGCCGCTTCGACCGGCAGGTCACCGTGCCGCTGCCCAACCAGGCCGAACGCGCGGCCATCCTCGCCGTCCACGCCCGCGGCAAGACCCTCGACCCGGGGGTCGACCTCGACGCCGTCGCCCGCGCCACCCCCGGCTTCTCCGGCGCCGACCTCGCCAACCTCGTCAACGAGGCCGCCATCAACGCCGTCCGCGCCGACCGCGCCGTCCTCACCGCGCAGGACCTCGACACCGCCCGCGACCGGGTGCTCCTCGGCCGCCGCGAGACCTCCAACGCCCTGCTCCCCGAGGAGCGCCGCTCGGTGGCCGTCCACGAGTCGGGCCACGCCCTCGTCGCCGCCCTGTGCGAGCACGCCGACCCCGTCGCCAAGGTCACCATCCTGCCCGCCGGGGTGTCCCTCGGCGTCACCGAGCAACTCCCCGAGGCGGAACGGCACCTGTACAGCGAGGGCTACCTCACCGACCTGCTCGCCGTCCGGCTCGGCGGCCGGGCCGCCGAACTGGTCGTCTTCGGCGAGGGCTCGACCGGCGCCGCCAACGACCTGGCGGGCGCCACCCTCATCGCCACCCGGATGGTCCGGGAGTTCGGCCTGTCGAGCGTGCTCGGGCCCGTCGGCTACGCCGCGCCCGGACAGCAGCTCCTCGGCGAGACGGCCGAGGAGCTGCAACGGCGGCCCTACTCGGAGCAGACCCAGCGGATCGTCGACCAGGAAGTGGCCCGGCTGCTGGGGCAGGCCGAGGAACGCGCGCTGGGCCTGCTCCGCGCACACCGAACCGCCCTCGACCGGCTGGCGGACCTGCTGGTCGCCAAGGAGACGGTGGACGGCGCGGTGGTCCTTGACGTGCTGCGACGGGAGGGTGCGTGA
- a CDS encoding branched-chain amino acid aminotransferase, which yields MSTAFPLTRTTRPVPEAERAARLAAPGFGRYFTDHMATATWTADAGWHDRGIGPLAPFTLHPSTAVLHYAQEIFEGLKAYRHPDGSVWLFRPEANARRFIRSARRLALPELPEEDFLASVEELVRADAAWVPVPTGEESLYLRPFLFASEAFLGVRPAAEARYSVIASPAGPYFPSGVTGVTLWISGRYTRAAPGGTGAAKCGGNYAAGLAAQLEARDHGCDQVLYLDSAGRGTLEESGTMNLCLITSDDELVTPSLGTILEGVTRDTVLTLAPDLGLTPVERTVTFDELRTSAADGRVTEVFAAGTAAVITPVVGFKSDAHTFPIADGTPGKKTLTLRERVLDIQFGRAEDRHGWLRRVL from the coding sequence ATGAGCACCGCCTTCCCCCTGACCCGGACCACCCGTCCCGTCCCCGAGGCCGAGCGGGCCGCCCGGCTCGCGGCCCCGGGCTTCGGCCGGTACTTCACGGACCACATGGCCACTGCCACCTGGACGGCGGACGCGGGCTGGCACGACCGCGGCATCGGCCCGCTCGCCCCGTTCACCCTGCACCCCAGCACCGCCGTCCTGCACTACGCCCAGGAGATCTTCGAGGGGCTGAAGGCGTACCGGCACCCCGACGGCAGCGTCTGGCTGTTCCGCCCGGAGGCCAACGCCCGCCGCTTCATCCGCTCCGCCCGTCGGCTGGCCCTGCCCGAACTGCCCGAGGAGGACTTCCTCGCGAGCGTCGAGGAACTGGTCCGGGCCGACGCGGCGTGGGTGCCCGTCCCCACCGGCGAGGAGAGCCTCTACCTGCGGCCCTTCCTGTTCGCCTCCGAGGCGTTCCTCGGCGTACGCCCCGCCGCCGAGGCGCGCTACTCGGTGATCGCGAGCCCGGCGGGCCCGTACTTCCCCTCCGGCGTCACCGGCGTCACCCTCTGGATCAGCGGCCGCTACACCCGCGCCGCCCCGGGCGGCACCGGCGCCGCCAAGTGCGGCGGCAACTACGCCGCCGGCCTGGCCGCCCAACTGGAGGCCCGGGACCACGGCTGCGACCAGGTGCTGTACCTGGACAGCGCGGGCCGGGGCACCCTGGAGGAATCGGGCACCATGAACCTCTGCCTGATCACCTCCGACGACGAACTCGTCACCCCGTCCCTCGGCACCATCCTGGAGGGCGTCACCCGCGACACCGTCCTCACCCTCGCCCCCGACCTCGGCCTCACCCCCGTCGAACGGACCGTCACCTTCGACGAACTCCGCACCTCCGCCGCCGACGGCCGCGTCACCGAGGTCTTCGCCGCCGGCACGGCCGCCGTCATCACCCCCGTGGTCGGCTTCAAGAGCGACGCCCACACCTTCCCCATCGCCGACGGCACCCCCGGCAAGAAGACCCTGACCCTGCGCGAGCGCGTCCTGGACATCCAGTTCGGCCGCGCGGAAGACCGCCACGGCTGGCTGCGGCGAGTGCTCTGA
- a CDS encoding M28 family peptidase, whose amino-acid sequence MTLTRAPLRTAAPACALACAALLVATAAPAPGATPASGASAASSVSGASARTPSVRADAERLAGRLAAEVTAAGAWRHLEAFQRAADDHDGVRAAGTAGYDASARYVTRRLTEAGYQVRVQRFSFPDSVPVSQTAQVTGPDPRTLHPLLARFSPATPDGGWRGRLAVLPEKAYGCDAADYAGDVRGHAVLARYGGCDLARKTELAAAAGAAALLVNVDQQPAAMNIRSTVRPPAVARVPTANLPRGEAERLAADAARGPVDLFLDLRGRAVTTDSYNLLADTPAGRADRTVVLGSHLDSATEGPGLNDNGSSAAMVLETALRLAPHRDEVRNRVRFAFWGAEEEGMIGSGHYVGQLNDRERRETALVLNFETIASPNYARMVYHGTGAVPPGTDTVEKVFTDRFARRGLPTVPLEFDGRSDFAPFMAAGIPAGGGSAGYNHLKSPEWQRLFGGTAGELTDPCYHQTCDTLSHLDRTILGQFGDAMAWATARFAVDVSDVGTARGR is encoded by the coding sequence GTGACCCTGACCCGGGCGCCCTTGCGGACGGCGGCCCCGGCCTGCGCGCTGGCCTGCGCCGCCCTCCTGGTGGCCACGGCCGCCCCCGCCCCGGGAGCCACTCCCGCTTCCGGAGCCTCTGCCGCGTCGTCCGTTTCCGGAGCGTCCGCCCGTACGCCGTCCGTCCGGGCGGACGCCGAGCGGCTGGCCGGCCGGCTGGCGGCGGAGGTCACCGCCGCCGGCGCCTGGCGCCACCTGGAGGCGTTCCAGCGCGCGGCCGACGACCACGACGGCGTCCGCGCCGCCGGCACCGCGGGCTACGACGCCTCGGCGCGCTACGTCACCCGGCGGCTGACCGAGGCCGGCTACCAGGTCCGCGTCCAGCGCTTCTCCTTCCCCGACAGCGTGCCCGTGTCCCAGACCGCCCAGGTCACCGGGCCCGACCCGCGCACCCTGCACCCGCTGCTCGCCCGGTTCTCGCCCGCCACGCCGGACGGCGGATGGCGCGGACGCCTGGCCGTCCTGCCGGAGAAGGCGTACGGCTGCGACGCCGCCGACTACGCCGGGGACGTCCGGGGCCACGCCGTCCTCGCCCGCTACGGCGGCTGCGACCTGGCCCGCAAGACCGAACTGGCCGCCGCGGCCGGCGCCGCCGCCCTGCTGGTGAATGTCGACCAGCAGCCGGCGGCGATGAACATCCGCTCCACCGTCCGCCCACCCGCCGTCGCCCGCGTCCCCACCGCCAACCTGCCGCGCGGCGAGGCCGAACGGCTCGCCGCCGACGCCGCCCGCGGACCCGTCGACCTCTTCCTCGACCTGCGCGGCCGGGCCGTCACCACCGACTCGTACAACCTGCTCGCCGACACCCCCGCCGGGCGCGCCGACCGCACGGTGGTCCTCGGCTCGCACCTGGACAGCGCCACCGAGGGCCCCGGCCTCAACGACAACGGCAGCAGCGCGGCCATGGTCCTGGAGACCGCCCTCCGGCTCGCCCCGCACCGGGACGAGGTCCGCAACCGGGTGCGCTTCGCCTTCTGGGGCGCCGAGGAGGAGGGCATGATCGGGTCCGGGCACTACGTCGGGCAGTTGAACGACCGGGAGCGCCGGGAGACCGCGCTCGTCCTCAACTTCGAGACCATCGCCTCGCCCAACTACGCCCGTATGGTCTACCACGGCACCGGCGCCGTACCGCCCGGCACCGACACCGTCGAGAAGGTCTTCACCGACCGCTTCGCCCGGCGCGGCCTGCCCACCGTCCCGCTGGAGTTCGACGGCCGGTCCGACTTCGCGCCGTTCATGGCCGCCGGCATCCCCGCCGGGGGCGGCTCCGCAGGATACAACCACCTCAAGTCCCCCGAATGGCAGCGGCTGTTCGGCGGCACCGCGGGCGAACTCACCGACCCCTGCTACCACCAGACCTGCGACACGCTCTCCCACCTCGACCGGACCATCCTCGGCCAGTTCGGTGACGCGATGGCCTGGGCGACCGCCCGCTTCGCCGTCGACGTCTCCGACGTCGGCACGGCCCGCGGCCGGTGA
- a CDS encoding DUF4232 domain-containing protein has protein sequence MTRLTATRLVSVAAAAGIALAAASGTAGAAQDGPDTASGTPTCGTSDLRISFAERLGGGMNHAGGTLELKNTTQRTCALRGYPGLGLADSQRKALPSHTVWGSTWYADDPGNKLIYLKPGEAAQANVAWTHSGTAARKGTYLLVTPPAARTHQAVPLDDLVDNGELHVTAVAHKVPVRG, from the coding sequence GTGACACGCCTCACCGCCACACGCCTCGTGAGCGTCGCCGCCGCCGCGGGGATCGCGCTCGCCGCCGCGTCCGGGACGGCGGGCGCCGCCCAGGACGGGCCGGACACCGCGTCCGGCACTCCTACGTGCGGCACTTCCGACCTGCGGATCTCGTTCGCCGAGCGGCTGGGCGGCGGGATGAACCACGCGGGCGGAACACTGGAGTTGAAGAACACCACCCAGCGGACGTGCGCGCTGCGCGGGTACCCGGGCCTGGGCCTGGCGGACTCCCAGCGCAAGGCGCTGCCCTCGCACACGGTGTGGGGCAGCACCTGGTACGCGGACGACCCGGGCAACAAGCTCATATACCTCAAGCCCGGTGAGGCCGCGCAGGCCAACGTCGCCTGGACGCACTCCGGCACGGCGGCCCGCAAGGGCACCTACCTGCTGGTGACGCCGCCCGCCGCGCGGACCCACCAGGCGGTCCCGCTCGACGATCTGGTGGACAACGGCGAGCTGCACGTCACCGCGGTGGCGCACAAGGTGCCGGTCCGCGGCTGA
- a CDS encoding oxaloacetate decarboxylase: protein MNHPNRLRAAIADTGTTPLIGVFDMFSASVAARHYDGMFVSGFGFAASHYGLPDIGFIAWPDLVGFVQRLRQAFPAQHLLVDIDDGYVDPETACHVVRSLEQVGASGVILEDQKRPRRCGHVDGKLILPLEEYLEKLDMVLQARRDMVVVARTDATDEPEILRRAKALAATDCDVVLVDGVRSVDWIRKVRDVIGDKPLLFNQIAGGKSPRLSLPELSELGVDVAIYSTPCLFAAQTAMDEALTGLKRDDGRLPAFTPASVGVADCLALLERNISRHHDREHDRTPVTAG from the coding sequence GTGAACCACCCGAATCGGCTACGCGCCGCGATAGCGGACACCGGCACCACCCCGCTCATCGGCGTCTTCGACATGTTCTCCGCCTCCGTCGCGGCCCGGCACTACGACGGCATGTTCGTCTCCGGCTTCGGCTTCGCCGCCTCCCACTACGGCCTGCCCGACATCGGGTTCATCGCCTGGCCCGACCTCGTCGGCTTCGTCCAGCGGCTGCGCCAGGCGTTCCCCGCGCAGCACCTGCTCGTCGACATCGACGACGGCTATGTGGACCCCGAGACCGCCTGCCACGTGGTGCGGTCGCTGGAGCAGGTCGGCGCGTCCGGCGTGATCCTGGAGGACCAGAAGCGGCCCCGGCGCTGCGGGCACGTGGACGGCAAGCTGATCCTGCCGCTGGAGGAGTACCTGGAGAAGCTCGACATGGTGCTCCAGGCGCGCCGCGACATGGTCGTCGTGGCCCGCACGGACGCCACCGACGAGCCCGAGATCCTGCGCCGCGCCAAGGCGTTGGCGGCGACGGACTGCGACGTGGTCCTGGTCGACGGGGTGCGCAGCGTCGACTGGATCCGCAAGGTGCGGGACGTCATCGGCGACAAGCCGCTGCTGTTCAACCAGATCGCGGGCGGCAAGTCGCCCCGGCTGTCGCTGCCGGAGCTGTCGGAGCTGGGCGTGGACGTCGCCATCTACAGCACCCCCTGCCTGTTCGCGGCGCAGACCGCGATGGACGAGGCGCTGACCGGGCTGAAGCGGGACGACGGGCGGCTGCCCGCGTTCACGCCGGCGTCCGTCGGGGTGGCGGACTGCCTGGCGCTGCTGGAGCGGAACATCTCCCGCCACCACGACCGGGAGCACGACCGGACGCCGGTGACCGCGGGCTGA
- a CDS encoding aromatic acid exporter family protein, with translation MAQTVRSTAAAVIAYVVALTLSSEPAPLTAPLTALLVVQVTLYSTLTTGIRRVNSVVAGVLIAIGFSVLVGLTWWSLGLIILASLVIGRFVHVGEFVPEVAISAMLVLGVTRVTETAWDRVLETLIGAVVGLLFNVLLVPPVWVEPAGDAIQDLARRISGLLRHLGSEVGRPTPVTEAAARLHEARRLDHDVAEVDVSLRQAEDSLRLNPRVKEGLLSRIVLRTGLDALEISAVVVRVMCRSLTDLARERTDEPLFPEDVAAALTDVLDHLARALESFAVLITSQVSANAEEAESRLVEDLAVGRESRDRAAHLLLDKVREHPRQWQLHGSLLAEIDRILDELDVEKRTERLTEELDRHSRASRERWPLLHRIRRRVVRSRFGSRSTRA, from the coding sequence GTGGCGCAGACGGTGCGGTCCACGGCCGCCGCCGTCATCGCGTACGTGGTGGCGCTGACGCTCAGCAGCGAACCGGCGCCGCTCACCGCGCCGCTGACCGCCCTGCTCGTCGTCCAGGTGACCCTGTACTCCACTCTGACCACCGGCATCCGCCGGGTGAACTCCGTCGTCGCCGGCGTCCTGATCGCCATCGGCTTCAGCGTCCTGGTCGGCCTCACCTGGTGGAGCCTGGGACTGATCATCCTGGCGTCGCTGGTCATCGGGCGCTTCGTCCACGTGGGGGAGTTCGTCCCCGAGGTGGCGATCAGCGCCATGCTCGTCCTCGGCGTCACCCGGGTGACGGAGACCGCCTGGGACCGGGTCCTGGAGACCCTGATCGGAGCCGTCGTCGGACTCCTCTTCAACGTGCTGCTCGTCCCGCCCGTCTGGGTCGAGCCGGCCGGCGACGCCATCCAGGACCTGGCGCGCCGGATAAGCGGACTCCTCCGCCACCTCGGCTCCGAGGTCGGCCGGCCCACCCCCGTCACGGAGGCCGCCGCCCGGCTGCACGAGGCGCGCCGGCTCGACCACGACGTCGCCGAGGTGGACGTCTCCCTCCGGCAGGCGGAGGACAGCCTCCGGCTCAACCCCCGGGTCAAGGAGGGCCTGCTCTCCCGGATCGTGCTGCGCACCGGGCTGGACGCGCTGGAGATCTCCGCCGTCGTGGTCCGGGTGATGTGCCGCTCCCTGACCGACCTGGCGCGCGAGCGCACCGACGAACCCCTCTTCCCCGAGGACGTCGCCGCCGCGCTCACCGATGTGCTGGACCACCTCGCCCGGGCCCTGGAGAGCTTCGCCGTGCTGATCACCAGCCAGGTGAGCGCCAACGCCGAGGAGGCCGAGTCCCGGCTGGTCGAGGACCTCGCCGTCGGCCGGGAGAGCCGCGACCGGGCCGCCCACCTGCTGCTGGACAAGGTCCGCGAGCACCCCCGGCAGTGGCAGCTGCACGGCTCGCTGCTCGCCGAGATCGACCGCATCCTCGACGAACTCGACGTCGAGAAGCGCACCGAGCGGCTGACGGAGGAGCTGGACCGGCACTCCCGGGCGTCCCGGGAGCGCTGGCCGCTGCTCCACCGGATCAGGCGGCGGGTGGTCCGCAGCCGGTTCGGCAGCAGGAGCACCCGCGCCTGA